The Archangium primigenium genomic interval GTTGCCGAACATCACGCCAATCTTCATGCGGATCTGGTTGATGAAGATGACGCACGTCTGGCTCTTGCTGATGGTGCCCGTGAGCTTGCGCAGCGCCTGGCTCATGAGGCGCGCCTGCACGCCCATGTGCGCATCGCCCATCTCGCCCTCGAGCTCCGCCTTGGGCACGAGCGCCGCCACCGAGTCCACCACCAGCACGTCGATGGCGCCCGAGCGCACCAGCATCTCGGCGATCTCCAGCGCCTGCTCACCCGTGTCCGGCTGGCTCAGGAGCAGGTCGTCCGTGCGCACGCCCAGCTTGCGCGCGTAGCCGATGTCCATCGCGTGCTCGGCGTCGATGTAGCCCGCCACGCCGCCGCGCTTCTGCGCCTCGGCCACGATGTGCAGACACAGGGTCGTCTTACCGGAGGACTCCGGACCGTAGATTTCCACGATACGGCCCTTGGGCACGCCACCGACGCCCAAGGCGATGTCGAGCGAGACGCTTCCCGTCGAAATGGCCTGAACATCCCGGACCAACGGCTCCTCGTTGCCGAGCCGCATGATGGAGCCCTTGCCGAACTGCCGCTCCACCGCGGACATCGCCAGTTCGATCGCCTTTTCCTTCTCTGGATTCACGGCCATTTCGTCTTGCTCCTTGCGTATGCGGCGAGCCACCCCGGCCCACCTGAACTCGCGTTTAGTATCGCGATGGACCTACCCTAGTCCATCCCTCTGACATGACCCACAACGTTCAGCGGCGCGCCAGCACGAGCAGCAGCCAGGCCAGGAGTCCGGCCGCCCCACTGACCTGCCCGTGATAACCGGAGCGCGACCCCATCCACAGCTGAAGAACGCCCAGGACGACCAGCAGCCCCAGGCCCACCTGGCGGGTCAGCGAGCGGGGGGGGCCCAGCAGGCCCGCCACCAGGGACAGCGCCGACAGGCCCATGGCGAGCGCCAGGGGCGGGTCGATGCCCGCATCAAAGGAGTGGCTGTGGATGGTGGGCACCGCGCCCCACTGGAAGAAGAAGCCCAGCGCCAGGGCGCCCACCGCGCCGGAGCGGGCGATGAGCGGCACGTTGAACGTCGGCGCCTGCTCGTCGCGCAGGAACGCCAGGTCCTCCGGACGGACCTCCAGGGCGTAGGGGTAGCCCATGCGCAGGAGGGCCTCGACGGCCAGGGACCGGAGCGGGCGGCCACCGCGTGCCTCCAGGTTCCGCAGGAGATCCCCCTCCAGGAGCCGGAGCAGCACGTCCGCGTTCTCGCGCGAGCCGCCCCCCGCGCCCAGGGACTCCAGGCGCGACACCAGGGGCAGCAAGAGCGCCTGGCGGGCCTCGCCCGAGGCCTCGCGGGCCTCCGTCACCAGCCGGGCCAGCGCCTCCTCCTCGAGAACGGCCGACGGTAGATCGGCCGACGGCTCCCACGGAGCCAGGGAGACGGGCACGTCCTGATCCGCGCCCTCGAGGGCGCCATGAAGAGCGGAGGGACGGGAGCGCGAGGAGTGGGACACCCCTGGACTGTAACGCCGGTCCCCGGAGCCACCAACGGTCCGGCGGGCCCACGGCTCCTCCGCGCGGCGTCCGGAAGCGGACAGCCCAGGGGGCGGCCTGGCGGGTTCTTTGACTCTCGGCCGCCCCCCCCTAATGTGTGCCCCGTTGCTGGTGCCCGGCCCCGAGAGGGACCGGGCTTGAAAGGGAATCCGGTGAGAGGCCGGAGCTGCCCCGCAGCGGTCTGCGAGAACGAGCCCGTCCACATCCACTGGCCCTCCAAGGCTGGGAAGGGGACGGAGGTAGGAAGGATGTCCGCTGGCGCGGTCCGCCAGCCGCTCGCGAGCCCGAAAACCTGCCAGTAATCCGAGCCGGGAGAGACAGCCCGGCCGGTTCGACCTGGTCCACCTCGGGGGAGGCGATCGGTCCGAGACGCCGCGGGGCTCCGCGAACGTCCCGGGTCCGTCCGTGCTCCCACGCCGTGCGCCAGCTGCCCGGTGGGGGCGCGAGGTCGTCCGGGAGAGCCCAGTGGCCCTGGGACTCGCGCATGCCCGGACGTCTCCCGTGCCTCCTCCGGTTTCACGCGGTCGTGAAGGAGGAGAGCAGCACCATGTTGACCACGAGCCCCATTCCGTCCCCCTCGTCCCCGCCCCCCACGCCCACCACCATGCGGGTGCGCAAGCGCAACGGGACGCTCGAGGGCGCCGACCTGAACAAGATCGTCCGCGCCATCAGCCGCTGCTGCGATGGCCTGAGACAGGTGGACGCCATCCGCGTGGCCACCAAGACGATCGCCGGGCTCTACGATGGCGCGTCCACCCAGGAGCTCGACCAGCTGTCCATCCAGACGGCCGCCTCGCTCACGCTGGAGGAGCCCGAGTACGCGAAGCTCGCCGCGCGCCTGCTCGCGACCTACATCGACAAGGAGCTGTCCGGGCAGGAGGTGCACTCCTTCTCGCAGTCCATCGCCGCCGGGCACCGCCTGGGCCTGGTCAACGAGCGCGTGGCGCAGCTCGTGGCGGCCAACGCGCGCAAGCTCAACGACGCCATCGATCCCTCGCGCAACCGGCTCTTCGAGTACTTCGGCCTGCGCACCGTGTACGACCGCTACCTGCTCAAGAACCCCACCACGCGCGCGGTGCTGGAGACGCCCCAGCACTTCTTCATGCGCATCGCCGTGGCGCTGGGCGAGTCGGTGGCCGAGGCGCTGGAGCTCTACCGGCGCTTCTCGCTGCTCGAGTACGTGCCCAGCTCCCCCACCCTGTTCAACTCGGGCACCCTGCACGAGCAGCTCTCCTCGTGCTTCCTGCTCGACTCGCCCCAGGATGACCTGAGCGCCATCTACAAGAGCTACACCGACGTGGCCATGCTCTCGAAGTTCTCGGGCGGCATCGGGCTCGCGTACCACCGGGTGCGCTCGCGCGGCTCGCTCATCACCAGCACCAACGGCCACAGCAACGGCATCGTGCCGTGGCTCAAGACGCTGGATGCGTCCGTGGCGGCGGTGAACCAGGGCGGCAAGCGCAAGGGCGCGTGCTGCGTGTACCTGGAGACGTGGCACGCGGACCTGGAGGAGTTCCTCGAGCTGCGCGAGAACACGGGCGACGAGGCGCGCCGCACCCACAACCTGAACCTGGCCAACTGGGTGCCGGACCTCTTCATGAAGCGCGTGGAGTCCGACGGCCCCTGGTCCCTGTTCGACCCCAAGGCCGTGCCCCACCTGACGGACCTGTACGGCGCCGCGTTCGAGCAGGCCTACGTGCAGGCCGAGGCCCAGGGCCTGGCGCTCAAGACGCTCAAGGCGCGCGAGGTCTACGCGCGCATGATGCGCACGCTCGCCCAGACCGGAAACGGCTGGATGACGTTCAAGGACAAGTCCAACCTGGCCTGCAACCAGACCGCGCTGCCCGGCCGCGTCGTGCACCTGTCCAACCTGTGCACGGAGATCCTCGAGGTGACGAGCCAAGAGGAGACGGCCGTCTGCAACCTGGGCTCCATCAACCTGGCGCGCCACACGACGATCGACGACGCGGGCCGGGTGGTGTTCGACTGGGAGAAGCTCGGCCACACGGTGCGCACCGCCGTGCGCCAGCTCGACCGGGTCATCGACCTGAACTACTACCCCATCCCCACCGCCCAGGGCTCCAACCTGCGCTGGCGCCCGGTGGGCCTGGGCATCATGGGCCTGCAGGATGTCTTCTTCCAGATGCGCCTGCCCTTCGACGCCCCCGAGGCCCGCGCCCTGTCGCGCCGGGTGTCCGAGGAGATCTACTTCCACGCGCTGAGCATCTCGGCGGACCTCGCGGCCGAGCACGGCGCCCACCCGGCCTTCGCCGAGACGCGCGCGGCCCGGGGCGAATTGCAGTTCGACGCCTGGGGCGTGACGCCCGAGGACACCGCCCGCTGGGAGGCCCTGCGCACGCGCATCAAGGACGGCGGCCTGCGCAACTCCCTGCTCATCGCCATCGCGCCCACGGCCACCATCGCGTCCATCGCGGGCTGCTACGAGTGCATCGAGCCCCAGGTGTCCAACCTCTTCAAGCGCGAGACGCTCTCGGGGGACTTCCTCCAGGTCAACCGCTACCTCGTCGAGGAGCTCAAGACGCTGGGGCTGTGGAACGAGGACATGCGCACGCGCATCAAGCTGGCCGAGGGCTCCATCCAGAACATCCCGGAGATCCCCGCCCACCTGCGCGCCGTGTACCGCACCGCGTGGGAGCTGCCCATGCGCTCGCTCGTGGACATGGCCGCCGACCGCGGCGCCTTCATCGACCAGAGCCAGTCGCTCAACCTGTTCATGGAGGCGCCCAACATCGGCCAGCTCAGCTCCATGTACATGTACGCCTGGAAGAAGGGCCTGAAGACCACCTACTACCTGCGCTCGCGTCCCGCCACGCGCATCGCCAAGACCACGGTGGAGACGCCCCGCGAGCAGAAGCCCGCTTCCAACACCGCCACCGAGGAGCAGGCCATCGCGTGCTCCCTGGAAAACCCCGAGAGCTGCGAGGCCTGCCAGTGACCGCCGCCATGTCCCTCAAGCCCTCGCGGCCCTCGCAGGCCTCGCCCAAGACGGGCGGGCGCCTGCTGGACCCGGGGCTCAACCTCACGCTGCGCCCCATGCAGTACCCGGCGTTCTTCGAGATGTACCGCAACGCCATCAAGAACACGTGGACCGTGGAGGAGGTCGACTTCTCCACGGACGTGGGCGACCTGCGCGCGAAGATGTCACCCGCGGACCGGCACCTCATCCAGCGGTTGGTGGCGTTCTTCGCCACGGGCGACTCCATCGTGTCCAACAACCTCGTGCTCAACCTGTACAAGCACGTGAACTCGCCCGAGGCCCGGATGTACCTGTCGCGCCAGCTGTACGAGGAGGCGCTGCACGTGCAGTTCTACCTCACGCTGCTGGACACCTACGTGCCGGACCCCGCCGAGCGCGCCAAGGCGTTCGCCGCCATCGACAACATCCCGAGCATCCAGCAGAAGGCCGCCTTCTGCTTCAAGTGGATGGACTCGGTGCACCAGCTCGACCGGCTGGAGACGCGCGAGCAGCGGCGCACCTTCCTGCTCAACCTCATCTGCTTCGCCGCGTGCATCGAGGGCCTGTTCTTCTTCGCCGCCTTCGCCTACGTGTACTTCCTGCGCTCGCGCGGGCTGCTCCACGGACTGGCCGCGGGCACCAACTGGGTGTTCCGCGACGAGAGCGCCCACATGGCCTTCGCCTTCGACGTGGTCAAGACGGTGCGGCGCGAGGAGCCGGGCCTCTTCGACGCCCAGATGGAGCGCGAAGTCGTCTCCATGATGGAGGAGGCGGTGGAGTGCGAGCTGCGCTTCGCCGAGGACCTGCTCCAGGGCGGCGTCGCCGGCCTGTCCGTGAAGGAGATGCGCCAGTACCTGGAGTTCGTGGCGGACCAGCGGCTGGTCATGCTGGAGCTGCCCAAGCGCTACGGGTCCAAGAACCCCTTCAACTTCATGGACCTGCAGGACGTGCAGGAGCTGGCCAACTTCTTCGAGCGCCGCGTGTCGGCCTACCAGGTGGGCGTCGAGGGCGAGGTCACCTTCGATGCCTCGTTCTGAGCCGCCCGCCGAGCCGGCTCAGAAGATGGAGCCGGGCCGCGTCACCGAGGCCCGGCTCATCGAGATGGTGTTCCCCGAGCAGACGAACCACTACGGGACGCTGTTCGGCGGACAGGCGCTCGCGCTGATGGACAAGGCGGCCTTCGTGGTCGCCTCGCGGTATGCCCGGCGCAACGTGGTGACGGCGAGCAGCGAGAAGGTGGACTTCCACGTGCCGGTGCGTCAGGGCCAGCTCGTGGAGTTGCACCCGCGCGTGGTCGCCACGGGCCGCACCTCCATGACGGTGGAGGTGGACCTGTTCGCGGAGGACCTGCTCACCGGGGACCGGCAGCTCGGCACCCGGGGACGGTTCGTCTTCGTGGCGCTGGACGCGCACGGCCGCCCCACCGCCGTGCCGCCCCTGCCCACCTCGACCGATGCCACGGGCGGCTGACGCACGGCCCCGCGCCGAATGACGGGCGCTCGGCTGCGCCTCTCGGGCGGCTGGTTTCTCCTCGTCCT includes:
- the recA gene encoding recombinase RecA yields the protein MAVNPEKEKAIELAMSAVERQFGKGSIMRLGNEEPLVRDVQAISTGSVSLDIALGVGGVPKGRIVEIYGPESSGKTTLCLHIVAEAQKRGGVAGYIDAEHAMDIGYARKLGVRTDDLLLSQPDTGEQALEIAEMLVRSGAIDVLVVDSVAALVPKAELEGEMGDAHMGVQARLMSQALRKLTGTISKSQTCVIFINQIRMKIGVMFGNPETTTGGNALKFYASQRLDIRRVGAIKNGENVVGSRTRVKVVKNKVAPPFKEVEFDIMYGSGISKEGDLIDLASADNIIEKSGSWFSFKGERIGQGRENAKDYLREHPEVVKEVERQVFEKYGIGKSPVAAVPAPADGETPPEGAPEKRRVKAVK
- a CDS encoding ribonucleoside-diphosphate reductase subunit alpha, yielding MLTTSPIPSPSSPPPTPTTMRVRKRNGTLEGADLNKIVRAISRCCDGLRQVDAIRVATKTIAGLYDGASTQELDQLSIQTAASLTLEEPEYAKLAARLLATYIDKELSGQEVHSFSQSIAAGHRLGLVNERVAQLVAANARKLNDAIDPSRNRLFEYFGLRTVYDRYLLKNPTTRAVLETPQHFFMRIAVALGESVAEALELYRRFSLLEYVPSSPTLFNSGTLHEQLSSCFLLDSPQDDLSAIYKSYTDVAMLSKFSGGIGLAYHRVRSRGSLITSTNGHSNGIVPWLKTLDASVAAVNQGGKRKGACCVYLETWHADLEEFLELRENTGDEARRTHNLNLANWVPDLFMKRVESDGPWSLFDPKAVPHLTDLYGAAFEQAYVQAEAQGLALKTLKAREVYARMMRTLAQTGNGWMTFKDKSNLACNQTALPGRVVHLSNLCTEILEVTSQEETAVCNLGSINLARHTTIDDAGRVVFDWEKLGHTVRTAVRQLDRVIDLNYYPIPTAQGSNLRWRPVGLGIMGLQDVFFQMRLPFDAPEARALSRRVSEEIYFHALSISADLAAEHGAHPAFAETRAARGELQFDAWGVTPEDTARWEALRTRIKDGGLRNSLLIAIAPTATIASIAGCYECIEPQVSNLFKRETLSGDFLQVNRYLVEELKTLGLWNEDMRTRIKLAEGSIQNIPEIPAHLRAVYRTAWELPMRSLVDMAADRGAFIDQSQSLNLFMEAPNIGQLSSMYMYAWKKGLKTTYYLRSRPATRIAKTTVETPREQKPASNTATEEQAIACSLENPESCEACQ
- a CDS encoding ribonucleotide-diphosphate reductase subunit beta, which gives rise to MSLKPSRPSQASPKTGGRLLDPGLNLTLRPMQYPAFFEMYRNAIKNTWTVEEVDFSTDVGDLRAKMSPADRHLIQRLVAFFATGDSIVSNNLVLNLYKHVNSPEARMYLSRQLYEEALHVQFYLTLLDTYVPDPAERAKAFAAIDNIPSIQQKAAFCFKWMDSVHQLDRLETREQRRTFLLNLICFAACIEGLFFFAAFAYVYFLRSRGLLHGLAAGTNWVFRDESAHMAFAFDVVKTVRREEPGLFDAQMEREVVSMMEEAVECELRFAEDLLQGGVAGLSVKEMRQYLEFVADQRLVMLELPKRYGSKNPFNFMDLQDVQELANFFERRVSAYQVGVEGEVTFDASF
- a CDS encoding acyl-CoA thioesterase, translating into MPRSEPPAEPAQKMEPGRVTEARLIEMVFPEQTNHYGTLFGGQALALMDKAAFVVASRYARRNVVTASSEKVDFHVPVRQGQLVELHPRVVATGRTSMTVEVDLFAEDLLTGDRQLGTRGRFVFVALDAHGRPTAVPPLPTSTDATGG